The DNA segment AGCCAAGGAACAGCGACTGGACGCCACCCGTGCCGTGCTGGCCCGGGTCCAGGCCGGCGAGGTGGCCGAGGACGACACCGACCCGGTGGCCGTCGGGCTCAGCCATGCGGCCCAGCAGTTCCCGATCCCGCTCGACGGGCTCGACGAGCTGATCGACGGTGTTCTCATGGATGTCCGCGGCGCGACCTACGAGACCTGGGACGACCTCAAGCTGTACTGCCGGTGTGTCGCCGGAGCCATCGGGCGCCTGTCGCTCGGCGTGTTCGGCACCGAGCCGGGCGCGGACAGCGTCGAGCACGCCTCGGAGTACGCCGACACGCTGGGCCTTGCCCTGCAACTCACCAACATCCTTCGGGACATCCGCGAGGACGCCGAGGGCGGACGCACCTACCTGCCCGCCGACGACCTCGGGAAGTTCGGCTGCTCCGCCGGCTTCGGGGGGCCCACACCGCCGGCCGGCTCCGACTTCCCCGGGCTGGTGCACTTCGAGGTGCGCCGCGCACGGGCGCTGTTCGCCGAGGGCTACCGGCTGCTGCCGATGCTCGACCGCCGCAGCGGTGCCTGCGTCGCCGCCATGGCCGGGATCTACCGCAGACTTCTGGACCGCATCGAGCGCGACCCGGGCGCCGTGCTCCGCGGTCGGGTCTCCCTGCCCGGCCATGAGAAGGCATACGTGGCAGTGCGCGGCCTGTCGGGCGTCGACGCCCGTCATGTCTCCCGTACCGTCTCCCGGCAGAGCGTCAGGAGGCGTGCATGATGCATGTGCGCAGCACGCACCGCCCACCTCGCTCACGGCGCCGGTCAACCTCGCGCGGGCACACCGCGTCCCAGATTGAGACGGCCCGACCCGAGGGACCCGAGCGGGTCCCGGAGCCGGCCGGCAAGGAGCGTGCATGAGCGAGGACACCACGCAGTCCGCCCCTGCCGACACCCATGCCGAAGGCCGCCCCGGGAGGGCGGCCGCCGTAGTGGTCGGCGGCGGGCTCGCCGGGATC comes from the Streptomyces sp. TS71-3 genome and includes:
- the hpnD gene encoding presqualene diphosphate synthase HpnD, with product MSRTVELDQPVSAPVLAAYSYCEAVTGQQARNFAYGIRLLPTPKRRAMSALYAFSRRVDDIGDGDLDPEAKEQRLDATRAVLARVQAGEVAEDDTDPVAVGLSHAAQQFPIPLDGLDELIDGVLMDVRGATYETWDDLKLYCRCVAGAIGRLSLGVFGTEPGADSVEHASEYADTLGLALQLTNILRDIREDAEGGRTYLPADDLGKFGCSAGFGGPTPPAGSDFPGLVHFEVRRARALFAEGYRLLPMLDRRSGACVAAMAGIYRRLLDRIERDPGAVLRGRVSLPGHEKAYVAVRGLSGVDARHVSRTVSRQSVRRRA